A part of Leptospira neocaledonica genomic DNA contains:
- a CDS encoding acyl-CoA dehydrogenase family protein codes for MYQELTEQQIEIRDTIRSFVKKEITHEVAIHWDEENKHPEELINRMRTELGVNGLTIPEEYGGWGLGSVEQCLVTEELSRGCLGISLCFGYTGLGILPIMKGASHEQKKKWLQPVIDGEYGVSFCLSEPGAGSDVPGMSTTAVKKGDKWVINGTKQWITGGGSAGAYTVFAYTDKGRGTRGVSCFYVKRDTPGLIVGKKEDKLGIRASDTRQIIFEDCAVEEATMIGKENLGFIYALQTLNASRPYVAAMGVGVAQAALDHASKYARQREQFGSKISSFQAVQHMLADMSIGVETARQICYLSARMSDAEDPRLPKYSAIAKAYCSETAMKAATDAVQIFGGYGYTKEYPVEKLMRDAKILCIFEGTTQIQKNEIAAYVIREAASAK; via the coding sequence ATGTATCAGGAACTGACTGAGCAACAAATCGAGATTAGGGACACGATCCGCAGCTTCGTTAAGAAGGAGATCACCCATGAAGTTGCAATCCACTGGGACGAAGAAAACAAACATCCAGAAGAACTTATCAATAGAATGAGAACTGAGTTAGGAGTCAATGGACTCACTATCCCCGAAGAATACGGTGGGTGGGGACTTGGTTCCGTAGAGCAGTGTTTAGTAACTGAAGAGCTTTCCAGAGGATGCCTCGGAATCAGTCTTTGTTTCGGTTATACTGGTTTGGGAATCCTTCCAATCATGAAAGGTGCAAGCCACGAACAAAAGAAAAAATGGCTCCAACCGGTTATCGACGGAGAATACGGAGTTTCTTTCTGTCTTTCCGAGCCTGGTGCAGGTTCCGACGTTCCAGGAATGAGCACTACTGCAGTTAAAAAAGGCGACAAATGGGTCATCAACGGAACCAAACAATGGATCACCGGTGGTGGAAGCGCTGGAGCGTATACCGTTTTTGCTTATACAGATAAAGGCCGCGGAACTCGTGGAGTTTCCTGCTTCTACGTAAAACGTGATACCCCAGGTTTGATCGTTGGTAAAAAAGAAGATAAACTAGGAATTCGCGCATCCGATACTCGTCAGATCATCTTCGAAGATTGTGCAGTTGAAGAAGCTACCATGATCGGAAAAGAAAATCTTGGATTCATCTACGCTTTACAAACTCTGAATGCTTCTCGTCCATACGTTGCAGCAATGGGAGTGGGTGTTGCTCAAGCAGCTTTAGATCACGCTTCTAAATATGCTCGTCAAAGAGAGCAGTTCGGATCGAAAATTTCCAGCTTCCAAGCTGTTCAGCACATGCTTGCTGATATGTCTATCGGTGTAGAAACTGCACGTCAGATCTGCTATCTTTCTGCTCGTATGTCCGATGCTGAGGATCCTCGCCTTCCGAAATACTCCGCAATCGCGAAAGCTTATTGCTCCGAGACTGCGATGAAAGCGGCTACTGACGCGGTTCAAATCTTCGGTGGATACGGATACACTAAAGAATATCCGGTAGAAAAACTGATGAGAGATGCAAAAATCCTTTGTATCTTCGAAGGAACTACTCAGATCCAAAAGAACGAGATCGCAGCTTATGTGATCCGTGAAGCAGCTTCTGCTAAATAA
- a CDS encoding alpha/beta fold hydrolase: METVLENKTAPQKLPSGYYTSKLGRIAYWIEGKGKAIFLLHSAGHDHNDFESILPSLSEKYKVISLDWPGHGLSENPQPATSASAVEYAEILPDLVQQLAPEGGIFIGNSLGGFASMNLALKKPELVKGLVIVDSGGLNDPDWITKSFAGLKSKVWFTGLVWNFFPNHYIKIRNKYTESILSRIKERENVEGAQEVNASIWKSFLDERHDLREKVSQIQAPTLIVWGEYDPVIDPKLALRLHEKVKGSKLAYLKTGHVPFAENPKEFLKVALPFLDSI, encoded by the coding sequence ATGGAAACAGTTTTAGAAAATAAAACCGCACCCCAAAAATTACCCAGCGGATATTATACTTCTAAATTAGGAAGGATTGCCTATTGGATAGAAGGAAAGGGAAAGGCGATTTTTTTACTCCATTCGGCGGGACATGACCATAACGATTTCGAATCCATTCTACCGAGTTTATCAGAAAAATATAAAGTGATCTCCCTGGATTGGCCGGGGCACGGATTATCTGAGAATCCACAACCGGCAACTTCTGCTTCTGCAGTTGAATATGCCGAAATATTACCAGACTTGGTCCAACAATTGGCTCCGGAAGGCGGGATCTTTATAGGCAACTCTTTAGGAGGATTTGCTTCCATGAACCTTGCCTTGAAGAAGCCCGAACTGGTAAAAGGGTTAGTGATCGTAGACTCTGGAGGATTAAACGATCCAGACTGGATCACTAAAAGTTTTGCGGGATTAAAATCCAAGGTATGGTTTACCGGGCTCGTATGGAACTTCTTCCCAAATCATTATATAAAGATCAGAAATAAATACACCGAATCCATCCTTAGCAGGATCAAAGAAAGAGAAAACGTAGAAGGTGCTCAAGAAGTGAACGCCTCCATATGGAAAAGTTTTTTAGACGAAAGACATGATCTAAGAGAAAAAGTTTCCCAGATCCAAGCTCCTACATTAATCGTATGGGGAGAATATGATCCGGTCATAGATCCAAAACTTGCCCTAAGACTTCATGAAAAAGTAAAAGGTTCTAAACTCGCATATTTAAAAACAGGGCATGTGCCTTTTGCTGAAAACCCTAAGGAATTCCTAAAAGTCGCCCTTCCCTTTTTGGATTCCATATAA
- a CDS encoding NAD(P)/FAD-dependent oxidoreductase yields MSKKKVLIVGGGYAGIAAANRLSRKNSEAEITLITAEPIFREKIRNHQVIAGTKGKDFQIRNLLNPKVNLIIQRVEKIFPNENKVLLNDGTYFGYDYLGYTAGMRAGDPSTKGVNYFSVASFQDSERLRKELANHPDAKITVLGGGLSGIEVATELAENYPFAKITLLDSDKIGKNFSSNAVLYMKEVLKNLKVDLIEGERGEYLLEDKIKTSNGIQVPHDYCVISAGLIASDLGKNSGLESNKIGQVYLNEHMQVPEYSNILGAGDGVKIPGEEYTYLRMACATALPMGIYLGERISSLLGKKSEIGQKPFRLAYVGRCVSLGRKEGLFQLLNYDDSPKEKIWTGRLGAFVKELICKFTVFSFKAEKYFDFYAIPQPKEKTLVKQNERLATAEK; encoded by the coding sequence ATGTCAAAGAAGAAGGTATTGATCGTAGGCGGAGGTTACGCAGGGATAGCAGCGGCAAACAGATTGTCCCGCAAAAATTCAGAGGCAGAAATAACTCTGATCACTGCTGAACCAATCTTTAGGGAAAAAATCAGAAATCACCAAGTCATCGCAGGGACTAAAGGAAAAGATTTCCAGATCCGAAATTTATTAAATCCTAAGGTTAATCTTATTATCCAAAGAGTCGAAAAAATATTTCCGAACGAAAACAAAGTGCTCTTAAATGACGGAACTTATTTCGGATACGATTACTTGGGATATACAGCAGGAATGAGAGCAGGTGATCCAAGTACAAAAGGGGTCAATTATTTCTCTGTGGCAAGTTTCCAGGATTCAGAACGTTTGCGAAAGGAATTAGCCAACCATCCTGATGCAAAAATCACAGTATTAGGTGGAGGACTTTCCGGGATAGAAGTAGCAACAGAGCTCGCAGAAAATTATCCATTCGCAAAAATAACACTTTTGGATTCGGATAAGATAGGCAAAAATTTCTCTTCAAACGCTGTTCTCTATATGAAAGAAGTCCTGAAAAATCTAAAAGTTGATCTGATTGAAGGAGAAAGAGGAGAATATTTACTGGAAGATAAGATCAAAACTTCTAATGGAATCCAAGTCCCTCACGATTATTGTGTAATCTCCGCGGGGCTCATAGCATCCGATTTGGGGAAAAATTCGGGATTAGAATCCAATAAGATCGGCCAGGTATACTTGAACGAACATATGCAAGTTCCTGAATATTCTAATATTTTGGGCGCAGGAGATGGTGTAAAAATTCCAGGAGAAGAATATACCTATTTGAGAATGGCCTGTGCTACAGCTCTTCCTATGGGAATTTATTTAGGAGAAAGAATCTCCAGCCTACTAGGAAAAAAATCGGAAATAGGGCAAAAACCTTTCCGATTAGCGTACGTAGGACGTTGTGTGAGCTTAGGTAGAAAAGAAGGACTATTCCAACTCCTAAACTACGATGATAGTCCTAAGGAAAAAATTTGGACCGGGAGATTGGGAGCCTTCGTGAAAGAGCTGATTTGTAAATTTACAGTCTTCTCCTTTAAGGCCGAAAAATATTTCGATTTTTATGCGATCCCTCAGCCTAAAGAAAAAACTTTAGTTAAACAAAACGAAAGATTAGCAACGGCAGAAAAATGA
- a CDS encoding Crp/Fnr family transcriptional regulator, protein MDQKNLDWEKIYQAVNRVSSIPKEVWKKSEQLYTIRKLEYGDFLIKQGARPTEFAFVFSGVLREYYLTDQGNEYIKSFNFPGDFTGSYFDLLTEQPSTCNIRAITDCELAVAKFSEFRKLFSQDIAWERLGRIFAENLFLKKARREYELLALNAEERYDLLLESRPDIEDLIPQYHIASYLGITPVSLSRIRAKRKKD, encoded by the coding sequence ATGGATCAAAAAAATCTCGATTGGGAAAAAATTTACCAAGCCGTGAACCGGGTTTCTTCTATCCCAAAAGAAGTTTGGAAAAAGTCCGAACAACTGTATACGATTCGCAAATTAGAATACGGAGATTTTCTGATCAAACAGGGGGCCAGGCCCACGGAATTTGCCTTCGTATTCTCCGGAGTCTTGAGAGAATATTATCTCACTGACCAAGGAAACGAATACATCAAAAGTTTTAATTTCCCGGGAGACTTTACCGGATCTTATTTTGATCTACTCACCGAACAACCTTCTACCTGTAATATCAGAGCAATCACAGATTGTGAACTCGCAGTCGCAAAGTTTTCAGAGTTCCGAAAACTTTTCTCTCAGGATATCGCCTGGGAAAGATTGGGTCGAATTTTCGCAGAAAATTTATTCTTAAAAAAAGCGAGAAGAGAATATGAACTCTTGGCGTTAAACGCAGAAGAAAGATACGATCTACTTTTAGAATCCAGACCGGATATAGAAGACCTTATCCCTCAATACCATATCGCTTCTTATTTAGGGATCACACCCGTCTCCTTAAGCAGGATCAGAGCGAAGAGAAAAAAAGATTAG
- a CDS encoding TolC family protein, with the protein MLRPAKIPSLRKFYLRLLLVGAFGFPASLFAQELDPSLQNKPRILKLSLKEAVNYVLANNITVRNAGMEFVKADTAELKNLSQYAWTLVGGFSKTKTNLPLNNNNVLSGTKISNDRINVGIQKNFQTLTYFSLELSHTRFDADAFETQAAAARLGAVGSYLAAPPQYTDALTVTLGQELLKYSFGQTEKEKQKVLQQNAVIRRDELVNILAQLVVKTLVDYWSLSVYDSQVETFDRLEKNTKNIRDLTVRKRNLGLSEGFEVNQWNSALTQTENSLERARLARSEAERNLIRVLNVDPSSKISGITDLQEKVPNDINPAKDYQYALDHRIDLKNLIRQRQIAELELKIKNAEDMPSLKITGSYSTRGQTFLNPQTNYVNPDTGMMSFKYPEKTLNFALSYPLFDTGIQTDIRDAKLKLDILAKQETELRTLIKEELDNRYYAIVAGQELLETANTRKEEAEKFYKGVQARFNQGRFTAVLVKSALDGLIQAELQVAQARINFNVDIIRYELARNSVFEKFGVNVDEIVDTIIKNEVERARQATPSNN; encoded by the coding sequence ATGCTTAGGCCTGCAAAGATTCCTTCGTTAAGGAAATTTTATCTGCGACTCTTGCTTGTCGGAGCTTTCGGTTTTCCGGCTTCCCTATTCGCTCAAGAGTTAGACCCATCCCTTCAAAATAAGCCTAGAATTCTTAAACTTAGTTTGAAAGAAGCGGTCAATTATGTCCTAGCGAATAATATCACAGTAAGAAACGCTGGGATGGAATTCGTAAAAGCGGATACTGCCGAGTTAAAAAATCTATCTCAATATGCATGGACGCTGGTCGGCGGTTTTTCGAAAACAAAAACTAATCTTCCTCTGAATAATAATAACGTTCTCTCAGGAACAAAGATCTCAAACGATCGGATAAACGTAGGGATCCAAAAAAACTTCCAAACTCTGACCTATTTTAGTTTAGAACTCAGCCATACGAGATTCGACGCGGACGCATTCGAGACTCAGGCGGCCGCGGCCAGATTAGGTGCGGTAGGTTCTTATTTAGCTGCCCCTCCTCAATACACGGATGCTTTGACTGTAACTCTTGGTCAGGAACTTTTAAAGTATTCTTTCGGCCAAACTGAGAAAGAAAAACAGAAGGTCTTACAACAAAACGCAGTCATTCGTAGGGACGAGCTAGTCAATATTCTCGCACAGCTCGTAGTAAAAACCCTGGTAGATTATTGGAGCTTGAGTGTTTACGATTCTCAGGTAGAAACTTTTGATAGATTGGAAAAGAATACCAAGAATATCAGGGATCTTACTGTTAGAAAACGGAATCTTGGACTTTCCGAAGGATTCGAAGTGAATCAATGGAATAGTGCTCTCACTCAAACTGAGAATAGTTTAGAAAGAGCAAGACTTGCTAGATCCGAAGCGGAAAGAAATTTGATCCGAGTTTTAAATGTGGATCCAAGTTCTAAAATTTCCGGGATTACTGATCTTCAAGAAAAAGTTCCGAACGATATCAATCCTGCTAAAGATTATCAATACGCATTGGATCATAGAATCGATCTGAAAAATTTGATCCGCCAAAGACAGATCGCAGAATTAGAACTGAAGATTAAAAACGCGGAAGATATGCCTTCTTTAAAGATTACAGGAAGTTATTCCACAAGAGGCCAGACTTTCTTAAATCCTCAGACGAACTATGTGAATCCTGATACTGGGATGATGTCTTTTAAATATCCTGAGAAAACTTTAAATTTCGCGCTTTCTTATCCTTTATTCGACACAGGGATCCAAACGGATATTAGAGACGCAAAACTCAAATTGGATATCTTGGCAAAACAAGAAACCGAATTAAGAACTCTGATTAAAGAAGAATTAGACAATAGATATTATGCAATCGTTGCAGGACAGGAACTTCTGGAAACCGCAAACACTCGAAAAGAAGAAGCTGAGAAGTTCTACAAAGGGGTCCAAGCGCGTTTCAATCAGGGAAGATTTACCGCAGTACTAGTGAAATCCGCTCTGGATGGTTTGATCCAGGCAGAGCTACAAGTTGCCCAAGCAAGGATTAACTTTAACGTGGACATCATCCGTTACGAACTGGCAAGAAACTCAGTTTTCGAAAAGTTCGGAGTAAATGTGGATGAGATCGTAGACACGATCATCAAAAACGAAGTAGAACGAGCGCGACAAGCTACTCCTTCCAATAATTAA
- a CDS encoding thioredoxin domain-containing protein translates to MKTPDKKLNRLASEKSPYLLQHSTNPVDWFPWTEEAFAKAKSENKLIFLSIGYATCHWCHVMEKESFENETTAGVLNADYVSIKVDREERPDVDRIYMDALHAMGQQGGWPLNMFLTPEGKPITGGTYFPPIPKYGRKSFTEVLGILTGLWKEKKEELLEASEDLTKHLKESEEARALSGVSEISSPGPEVFENGFLLYDRFYDPDYAGFKSNSVNKFPPSMGLSFLLRYHKSTGEPKALEMVEETLTAMKKGGIYDQIGGGLCRYSTDHHWLVPHFEKMLYDNSLFLEALVECYQAVGEDKYKDYAYDVIEYLHRDMRLPGGGIASAEDADSEGEEGLFYIWTKEEVREVCGQDSSLIDEFWNITEKGNFEEKNILHESFRMNFSRLHGLEPSELDEIVLRNRKKLLERRSQRIRPLRDDKILFSWNCLYIKALTKAAIAFGDGDLLREAEETYKFLEKNLIREDGRLLRRFREGEARFLAYSTDYAEFVLASLYLFQAGKGFRYLENAIRYTEEAIRLFRSPSGAFFDSGIDGETLLRRTVDGYDGVEPSANSSFATAFVLLSKLGVDSEKYLQYADSIFSYFKPELETYPMNYPYMLSALWLRKSPGRELAVVYSSQEELLPIWKGVGSLFLPETVLVWANDKEAEENGEKFLLLKNRNSGGGVKAYVCVGFHCELPVSDWTNLRAKLVED, encoded by the coding sequence ATGAAAACCCCAGATAAAAAATTGAACCGACTCGCGTCTGAAAAAAGTCCTTATCTACTCCAACATTCTACCAATCCGGTGGATTGGTTTCCTTGGACGGAAGAAGCCTTTGCAAAGGCAAAATCCGAGAATAAACTGATCTTCTTATCCATAGGTTATGCTACCTGTCATTGGTGCCATGTAATGGAGAAGGAATCGTTTGAGAACGAAACGACCGCTGGCGTTTTAAATGCAGATTACGTTTCCATTAAGGTGGATCGGGAAGAAAGACCTGACGTGGATCGGATCTATATGGACGCGTTACATGCCATGGGACAGCAGGGTGGTTGGCCATTGAATATGTTTCTAACACCTGAAGGTAAGCCGATTACAGGTGGGACTTATTTTCCTCCGATTCCTAAATACGGTAGAAAAAGTTTCACAGAAGTTTTGGGAATTTTAACCGGCCTATGGAAGGAGAAAAAAGAAGAATTACTCGAGGCTTCCGAAGATCTGACCAAACACTTAAAAGAATCCGAAGAGGCGAGAGCGCTTTCGGGCGTTTCCGAAATTTCTTCTCCGGGACCGGAAGTGTTCGAGAACGGATTTTTATTATACGATCGATTTTACGATCCCGATTATGCAGGTTTTAAATCCAATTCCGTAAATAAATTTCCGCCAAGCATGGGACTCAGTTTTCTATTACGTTATCATAAATCTACCGGCGAACCCAAAGCTCTTGAAATGGTAGAAGAGACCCTAACCGCAATGAAGAAGGGCGGGATCTATGATCAAATTGGTGGAGGACTTTGCAGATATTCCACGGACCATCATTGGTTGGTTCCCCATTTCGAGAAGATGTTGTACGATAATTCTCTTTTTCTGGAGGCATTGGTAGAATGTTACCAAGCGGTTGGAGAAGATAAATACAAGGATTATGCATACGACGTGATCGAATATCTTCATCGCGATATGAGATTGCCCGGTGGTGGGATCGCAAGCGCAGAAGACGCGGATTCAGAAGGAGAAGAAGGACTCTTTTACATTTGGACAAAAGAAGAAGTAAGAGAAGTCTGCGGACAAGATTCTTCTCTAATAGATGAATTTTGGAATATTACTGAAAAAGGAAATTTCGAAGAGAAAAATATTCTTCACGAATCTTTTCGAATGAATTTTTCCAGACTACATGGTTTGGAACCTTCCGAGTTAGATGAGATCGTTTTACGGAACAGAAAAAAACTTTTAGAAAGACGTTCCCAAAGGATCAGGCCGCTCCGAGATGATAAGATCTTATTTTCTTGGAATTGTCTGTATATCAAGGCATTGACAAAGGCTGCAATTGCATTTGGGGACGGGGATCTATTAAGAGAAGCAGAAGAAACCTATAAATTCCTGGAAAAAAACCTGATCCGAGAAGATGGAAGATTGCTCAGAAGGTTTAGAGAAGGGGAGGCCAGGTTCCTAGCATATAGCACGGATTATGCGGAATTCGTACTTGCTTCTTTATATCTATTCCAAGCCGGAAAAGGATTTAGATATCTTGAGAATGCGATCCGATATACAGAAGAAGCGATCCGACTTTTCAGAAGTCCTTCCGGTGCATTTTTTGATTCTGGAATAGACGGCGAAACATTGCTTAGAAGGACGGTGGACGGATATGACGGAGTGGAACCTTCTGCCAATAGTTCCTTTGCGACAGCATTTGTTTTACTTTCAAAGTTAGGAGTGGACTCGGAAAAATATCTGCAATATGCAGATTCTATCTTCTCTTATTTCAAACCTGAATTGGAAACATATCCGATGAATTATCCATACATGCTTTCCGCATTGTGGCTCAGAAAATCACCTGGAAGAGAACTTGCAGTAGTCTATTCCTCCCAAGAAGAATTATTACCCATTTGGAAAGGTGTAGGTTCCTTATTCTTGCCGGAAACAGTACTTGTATGGGCTAATGATAAGGAAGCGGAAGAAAATGGAGAAAAATTCCTGCTTCTAAAAAACAGGAATTCTGGAGGAGGGGTGAAAGCTTATGTCTGCGTAGGTTTTCACTGCGAACTTCCTGTATCAGACTGGACTAACTTAAGGGCAAAATTGGTAGAAGATTAA
- the rsfS gene encoding ribosome silencing factor, which yields MSPSPKNNPEHTMEILKTIHKIMQDKKCEEIAILNLESVHSYLSFFLICTVNSAVQANAVAREIKKALKSFKLPHKETDKTGTSASSGWTLLDYGEFIVHIMTPEKREYYNLDRLWRDAERIELS from the coding sequence ATGAGTCCTTCTCCCAAAAATAACCCGGAACACACGATGGAAATCCTGAAAACTATCCATAAGATCATGCAGGATAAAAAATGCGAAGAGATCGCGATTCTAAATCTGGAATCTGTACATTCATATCTAAGCTTCTTTTTGATTTGTACTGTGAACTCCGCTGTGCAAGCAAATGCAGTCGCAAGAGAGATCAAAAAAGCATTAAAAAGTTTTAAATTACCTCATAAGGAAACTGATAAAACAGGCACATCTGCTTCTTCCGGATGGACCTTGTTGGACTACGGCGAATTCATAGTCCATATCATGACCCCCGAAAAAAGAGAATATTATAATCTAGACAGACTCTGGAGAGATGCAGAGAGAATAGAACTCTCTTAA
- the sigJ gene encoding RNA polymerase sigma factor SigJ, producing the protein MSTQERLDQFIENKGLVFGIAYKMTGSVVEAEDIVQETFLRWEKSKEEKIRSPKAFLSTVAARLSLDSLRKAKRKRETYIGPWLPEPLAPEPMEEEPDPETLDLAFLHLLEKLNPIERAVFLLRESFEMDYDSISKIVGKNQENCRQILKRAKESLKSDRKKYDAPSEKRKKIFRDFLLASSKGKPELLVPFLKEEIVLWSDGGGKVNAARIPIIGKERASHFFIRTGNNKLKYTLDFYFGIVNGSETLIGYYKDEPAYLQSFLIDEDGISKIYSVLNPDKLKSMQNKQKLIEEGLIYPLENFLLFPHTYRKKVAKWLNPVAKLVKWAIVR; encoded by the coding sequence ATGAGCACCCAAGAAAGACTAGATCAATTTATAGAAAACAAAGGTTTGGTCTTCGGGATCGCCTATAAGATGACAGGGAGTGTGGTAGAGGCAGAGGATATAGTACAGGAAACTTTTCTAAGATGGGAAAAATCCAAGGAAGAAAAGATCAGATCCCCCAAAGCATTCTTATCCACTGTTGCTGCCAGACTCTCCCTGGATTCTTTAAGAAAAGCAAAAAGAAAAAGAGAGACCTATATCGGTCCTTGGTTACCGGAGCCACTGGCTCCGGAGCCTATGGAAGAAGAACCGGATCCAGAAACATTGGATCTCGCGTTCTTGCATTTATTAGAAAAACTGAATCCAATCGAAAGAGCGGTATTCTTACTCAGAGAAAGTTTCGAGATGGATTACGATTCCATTTCCAAAATTGTCGGGAAAAACCAGGAGAATTGTAGGCAGATCCTAAAACGGGCTAAAGAATCTCTCAAATCGGATCGCAAAAAGTATGATGCTCCTTCTGAAAAAAGAAAAAAGATCTTCCGTGATTTTTTACTCGCTTCCTCCAAAGGAAAACCAGAACTGCTGGTTCCTTTTTTGAAAGAAGAGATCGTTCTTTGGTCTGATGGAGGAGGAAAAGTAAACGCTGCGAGGATTCCGATCATTGGAAAAGAAAGGGCTTCTCATTTCTTTATCCGGACAGGGAATAATAAGCTCAAATACACTCTGGATTTTTATTTTGGAATCGTAAACGGATCGGAAACATTGATCGGCTATTACAAAGACGAACCGGCTTATTTGCAAAGTTTCCTCATAGACGAAGACGGGATCTCTAAAATTTATTCGGTCCTCAATCCGGATAAATTAAAATCAATGCAGAACAAACAAAAGCTTATCGAAGAAGGCCTGATCTATCCTTTGGAAAACTTTCTATTATTCCCTCATACGTATCGCAAGAAGGTCGCCAAATGGTTAAACCCGGTGGCCAAATTAGTTAAATGGGCCATAGTACGGTGA
- a CDS encoding cytochrome-c peroxidase, with the protein MKRIFFLILSLVSILGLITCKEKKPIPELEGFVVKSVIHPSNNPFNQEKVELGKTLYFDSRLSFNQDVSCASCHNTASPSEGFPRTKIHNPAPSLTNVALYKDVFKDPEAKELEDLVKEKVHSKLLFQNETKLVQRISSIQGYKELFEKAYGDPEISGERIVLALSTFQRTIVSKNSNFDKFVMGEETALTPAQIRGWDVFQNKAKCIQCHQGPNFSDSELHTTGLAGIKNKVRTPTLRDVTKKKTFMHNGIFGSIEDTVNHFAEGGHSKAVHDPMLRPAELSDQDKKDLIEFLKALEGEPIQWEIPSIPKA; encoded by the coding sequence ATGAAGCGTATTTTTTTCCTGATCCTTTCCTTGGTTTCGATCTTAGGATTGATTACGTGTAAGGAAAAAAAGCCCATCCCTGAACTGGAAGGATTTGTTGTTAAAAGTGTAATCCATCCGAGTAACAACCCGTTCAACCAAGAAAAGGTGGAGCTGGGTAAAACTTTATATTTTGATTCCAGACTTTCTTTCAACCAAGACGTAAGTTGTGCGAGCTGTCATAATACTGCCTCTCCGTCCGAAGGTTTTCCTCGTACTAAGATCCATAATCCTGCTCCTTCTCTTACGAATGTGGCATTGTATAAAGATGTGTTTAAGGATCCGGAAGCAAAAGAGTTAGAAGATCTCGTAAAAGAAAAAGTACATTCTAAGTTATTATTCCAAAATGAAACAAAGTTAGTGCAAAGGATCTCTTCTATCCAAGGATATAAGGAACTTTTCGAAAAGGCTTATGGAGATCCTGAAATTTCAGGAGAAAGGATTGTTTTAGCACTTTCTACCTTCCAAAGAACGATTGTGAGTAAAAATTCTAATTTCGATAAATTTGTGATGGGAGAGGAAACTGCCTTAACTCCTGCCCAGATCAGAGGTTGGGATGTTTTCCAGAACAAGGCAAAATGTATCCAATGTCACCAAGGTCCTAATTTCTCCGATTCTGAATTGCATACTACAGGTCTTGCAGGGATCAAAAATAAAGTTAGAACTCCTACATTAAGAGACGTTACCAAAAAGAAAACGTTCATGCATAATGGGATTTTCGGATCGATCGAAGATACTGTGAACCATTTTGCAGAAGGTGGGCATTCCAAAGCGGTACACGATCCAATGTTAAGACCTGCGGAACTGTCTGATCAGGACAAAAAGGATTTGATCGAATTCTTGAAAGCATTAGAAGGAGAACCCATCCAATGGGAAATCCCTTCTATTCCAAAAGCTTAA